Part of the Gammaproteobacteria bacterium genome is shown below.
CGTTCGTGAATATCCACGCGCCCCGTCGCGGTTACGCTTTGTTCGCTTGGGCGCTTGCATTCGTGGCCGTGCTGCATGCAGTTCCGGCCCGTGCGCGGGACGCGCTGCCGAAGTGGCCGTTGATTGGGCCGCTGCAGACCCGCAACCTCTCTCCATTCAGTTTGTTGCGCATGGACTTTATGCCGCCGCCGGCCGCCGCCGGTCAGCGGCCCGGCTGGGATCTGGATGCGCGACTTACGCACGCCAACAGCTTCGTCAAGAGTGAAAACGTCAAGAACTATCTTCGCGCGCGCGGACAACCCAGGACGCTCACGGCGCAGGACGTACAGGCGCTGCTGGCCACACCGGGCGATGTGCTCTACTTCGATGGCGAGATCACCGCGCTGGATCTGACCGCGCGCTACGTGCATGACCGGCACTGGACGGGTTACGTCAACCTGCCGCTGCTTTTTTACGGCGGGGGCATTCTGGATGACGCAATCGACGGTTTCCATCAGGCGTTTGGCTTCACGTCGGCGGAGCGGGATCTGGTCGCGGACAACGAGTACCAGGCCGTTATCCGTCACAGCGGCGACACCCTGGTGCTGCTGGATGCGCCCTCCGGCGTGCAGGTCGGTGATCCCGTGCTGGGTGTGCGTTTCGCCTCTGAATTCGCGAACGAGGCGTTCGCCATTATCGAGGGCGCGGTCAAGCTTCCGGTCGGCGATGCCGATAACTATGTGTCCAGTGGTGCCGTGGATTACGGCCTCCAGCTCACCCTACAGAAACAACTGGGCCGGCATGGCTTGTACCTGAGTGTGGCGCACCAATGGCTGGGTGAGGCGAAGCGGTTCCCGAACGCCTTTCGAAGCCAGGCGTCGGAGGCGAGCGTGGCCTATGAATTCGGCTTCACGCGCCACACCGCGACGGTGTTGCAAACGTCCTGGAGCAAGACCGCCTTCAAGACCGGCAGCGGACCGTTTGCCACTGACGAGTTGCTCGCGAGCTTAGGTGTGCGCCACTGGCGCGGCAACGTCGCCTACGACTTCTCGATCACCCGGAATTACGGCAATTACGAGAACACGCAGGACATCGCCGCAACCCTGGGTGTGAGCTGGCTGCTGCCGGGCAATCCCGTCAACCCTCCCATAAATTAGGGGGCGCGTCGCGTCGCGCGCTGACTGATGCAGGCTTTGCAAAAAATCCGCATTGTGCTGGTCGAGACCTCGCATCCCGGCAATATCGGCGCCGCGGCGCGCGCCATGAAGACCATGGGCCTTGCGCGGCTGTATCTGGTGCGGCCAAAGTATTTCCCCGACGCGAGCGCCGTTGCCCGCGCCACCGGCGCGGAGGATATTCTGCACGGCGCGACTATCTGCGCATCGCTGGACGAAGCGCTGCGGGATACGACTTTCACTGTGGGCACCAGCGCGCGGCCGCGTAGCCTTCCCTGGCCCGGGCTCGACGCGCGTGGCGCCGCCGACCGTCTCATGGCCGAGTCTTGCACGGGGGAGAGCGCGCTCGTGTTCGGCCGCGAGCGCAGCGGGCTCACCAATGAGGAGCTGGCGCGTTGTCATTGTGCCGCGACGATTCCCTGCGATGCAAGCTTCGGTTCGCTCAACCTGGCCGCGGCCGTCCAGGTTTTCTGCTATGAAATGCTGATGCGCGTGCAGATCACACGCGCAACCGAAGCTGCGCGACCGGAAGATATGCCCGCGCCGGCGCAGGAACTCGAGGCATTTTATGCGCACCTTGAAGGCACGCTGATCGCGCTGAGTTTTCTAGACCCCGCCAGTCCTCGCCACCTAATGCACCGGCTGCGACGTCTGTTCAACCGCGCTCGCCCGACCCGCAACGAAGTGAATATTCTGCGCGGCATCCTTACCGCCACAGGCGCCCGTCCGCCGGCCTGAAATCCGCTGTATGTTATAGTGCGGGCATCAAGTTATGGCTACCCGGAACCATGCTTAAGCGGCTGAAAGAAGACATCAACTCCGTATACGAGCGCGACCCGGCCGCGCGCAGGTTGATCGACATCATTGTTGCGTATCCGGGCATGCACGCGCTGTGGCTGCACCGGCTGAACCATGCCCTGTGGCGGCGCGGATTCAAGTCGATCGCGCGATTTTTTTCGCATCTGGCGCGGGGCTTGACCGGTATCGAGATTCACCCGGGCGCGCGGATCGGGCGACGCTTTTTCATCGACCACGGCATGGGCGTGGTGATCGGCGAGACCGCCGAGATCGGCGATGACTGCACGCTTTATCACGGCGTCACCTTAGGCGGCACAAGCTGGGAGCACGTCAAGCGTCATCCAAGCTTGCGCGATAATATCGTGGTCGGGGCCGGCGCCAAGATCTTGGGGCCGGTGGTGATCGGCTCGGGCGCGCGCATCGGCTCGAACGCGGTGGTGCTCAAAGACGTACCCGAGGGCGCGACGGTGGTCGGGATTCCTGGCCGCGCGGTATCGGCCGGCCACGACGAACTGCAACGCCGCCGTCAGGAGATCGCCTGCAAGATGGGTTTCGACGCGTATGGCACCACCCAGGACATGCCGGATCCGGTGGCGACCGCGATCAACAGCATGCTGGATCATATTCATCTGCTGGATAGAAAGCTGGAGGAAACCTGTCACGAGGTCAAGAAACTCGGCGGCGTGTTGGACGACGCGCCCTTGCCGGAAATCGAGCAGCATATCGAGCCGGTCGAGCCCAAGCAGACCGCGCATCGGAACAGCTGACGTGTCACGGGCTTCGCACCAGCGCGGCCTGGCGTTCAAAGGAGCCTGAACATGGATATGACCAACCGCACGCGCTACGCCATAGCCGCCATGCTGGACCTGGCCCGCGCGGTGCAGCCGGTGCCGTTGTCGGAGCTTGCGCGGCAGCAGGCGATATCGCGGGGCTACCTCGATAAACTGCTGGCGCGCCTGTGCGCGCGAGGGTTGCTGATGCGCAGCGCCGGGGTGGAACATGATTTCTGGCTCGCACGCCCGCCTGCCGAGATCGCGCTGGCGGAGATTGTTGCGGCTGTACACGCTCGCAGCGATCGATGCCGGCGCCGCAACAAGGCGCGTGGGTGGTGCGCAACTCGTCGTCCTGGGCATTATCTGTGGGACGCGCTGAACCAGGGGGTCGCGGATTTTCTCGCCGGCATCAGCCTTGCCGATCTGCTGACGCGGGAACATGTGTTTGGCACCCTGCCGCGCGCCCGCAGGCCCAGGTTGCGCGCGGTGCCCAGCCCGGCAGTCGAATGACCGTTTCCACGCGTGCCAGGCATGGTGCGAGTCGTTCCTGAAACCAGTGGCGCCGGCAAATGTCCAAATAAACCTGGATTCGCGGCCTCATAAGCGGCTTTGAATTATTAACTATGCATGCAGGTGCATTAACGAGGTGTTCAAGCGATGGCGATTACACTTACCGAAGCGGCGGCCAGCCGCGTCAGACGTTATATCGAAAAGCGGGGAAAAGGCGTGGGCTTGCGGGTCGGCGTCAAGAAAACCGGCTGCTCAGGCCTTGCTTACGTGGTCGATTACGCGGACGACGTACGGGCGGGCGATACGGTGTTCGAGGATAAGGGCATCAAAGTGGTCATCAATCCCGACAGTGTGAGCTACCTGGACGGCGCGGTCGTGGATTTTGCGCGGGAAGGTTTCAACGAAAGCTTCAGGTTTACGAATCCAAACGAAAAAGATCGTTGCGGCTGCGGCGAAAGCTTTCACGTCTGAGCGTGTGAACGGCCCTGCCGGTTATGCGCAATGATGACAAAGACGACCGGGACCGGCCGTTCAAGCGCCAGTCGCATAACCCGCTATAAAATCTAAAGCAACAAATTAAAGAAACGAGGCGCTGCGAGCGCGCGTCCCCGCGTTGTACAATAAGCCGCTTGTACAATAACGATTGCACGATAACCCCGCTTTACAATAAGAAACACACAAAGCACACGTTTCACACCGCTGGATTCCGTGGAGTCAATGCATGGCCGAACAAACCCTCTCCATCATCAAGCCCGACGCCGTCGCCGCCAATGCGATCGGGGAAATTTACAGTCGCTTCGAGCGCGCCGGCTTGCGCGTGGTGGCGGCCAGAATGCTGCACCTGGACCGCGAACAGGCCGAAGGTTTTTACGCGGTGCACAGCGAGCGACCGTTTTTTAAGAATCTCGTGAAGTTCATGACGTCGGGGCCGGTGATGGTGCAGGTGCTGGAAGGGAATAACGCGGTGGCCAAAAATCGCGAAGTGATGGGCGCCACCAATCCGAAGGACGCCGCGCCTGGCACCATCCGCGCGGACTTGGCAACGAGCATCCAGGAAAATGCGGTGCACGGTTCGGACGCCGCGGAGACCGCGCGCACGGAGATTGATTTCTTCTTCGATGTGGCCGACATCTGCCGGCGCACGCGGTGAGCCCCGTAGCAGGCACTATGCAAGCCACAAAGCTGAACCTGCTGGGCCTGCCACGCCCGCGCCTGGAAGAATTTTTTGAGGGCTTGAACGAACCGGCGTTTCGGGCCACGCAGTTGGTCAAGTGGGCTCATCGCCAGGGCGTGACCGACTTTGACGCTATGACGGACCTGAGCTTGAAGCTGCGTGCGCGGCTGCGCGAAACAGCGGAAATCGCCACGCCCCAGTGCGTCGACGAGCAGGCGTCCGCGGATGGTACCGTCAAGTGGCTGCTGCGGCTCGATGACGCGAACGCGATCGAGACCGTGTTTATACCCGAACCCGGCCGCGGAACCTTGTGCGTTTCGTCGCAAGTCGGCTGTGCGCTGGATTGCACATTCTGTGCGACCGCGCGGCAAGGCTTCAATCGGAATTTGAGCGCCGCCGAGATCATCGGACAGTTGTGGTTCGCCCGGCGGGCATTGCAGGGGCGGCCGGATTGCAGTGCCGGCGTGACCAACGTGGTGTTAATGGGCATGGGTGAGCCTCTGCTGAATTTAGATAACGTGGTCGACGCGATGCACCTGATGATTGACGACCACGCCTACGGACTAGGGAAGCGCAAGGTCACCTTGAGCACCTCTGGTGTGGTGCCCGCGCTGGACAAGCTAAGGTACCGCATCGACGTGAGCCTGGCTGTGTCGCTGCACGCGCCAGAGGATGCGCTGCGCGATCGGCTGGTGCCGCTCAATCGCAAGTATCCGATTCATACCCTGCTGGCGGCCTGCCGGCGATATATCAAAGATAAAGACCGCAAAGCGGTCGTGACTTTTGAATACGTGATGCTGGACGGCGTCAACGATTCGGAAAGTCAGGCCGGGCAGTTGGCGCGTCTGTTGCGCGACATCCCCGCCAAGGTCAATCTGATTCCGTTCAATCCTTTTCCCGCGGCACTTTACCGGCGTTCCAATGATGCCTCCATCGATCGCTTCCGGAACGTGCTGCAACGCCACGGTATCGTGACCGTCACGCGCCGCACGCGCGGCGATGATATCGATGCGGCCTGCGGACAGCTGGCCGGTCGCGTGCATGACCGCAGCCATCGGCAACAACATTTCATCCGGCTGGCGGCGCGCATCGGCCGCGAGCAGGGCGCGCCCGCATAATGCATACGGTGCGCGCGTTAGCGTTATCGATGGCGGTGCTGGCAATCGGCGCCTGCGCCTCGACGGGCTCAGGGTCAGGCGCCTACGTGGAGCCAAACGAGGAGGCGGCCTCCATCAACGTCAGTCTCGGCGCGCAGTATCTGAGCCGGGGCGAACTGAACCTCGCCAGCGTGAAACTGCAGCGCGCGCTGGAACAGGATCCCGATCTCGCCACGGCGCACTGGACGTATGCGCTGCTGCAGATGCGCCTTGACCGCGCCAAGCTGGCGGAGCAGCACTTTCTTCACGCGCTTGCTCTCGATCCGGGTGATTCCCTGCCGCACAACGCCTACGGCACTTTTCTGTGCGACAGGGGCCGGCTGTCGGAAGCGCAGACGGGGTTCAACAAGGCGCTGAACGATCCGCTCTATGAGCAGCCCGAGACCGCGCTCACCAACGCCGGTGTTTGCGCGCTGAAGGCGTCGGACGAGAAACAGGCGGAAGACGCCTTTCGCCGGGCGCTGGCCAGAAATGCCACGTTCATCCCCGCGCTCTACGAGATGGTGCGGCTGACCTACGACCAGCAGCGCTATGCGCAGACCCGGCAATACTTGCGCCGGTACGCGCAGGCGGCTGGCCACACCGCGCACACTCTGTTGCTCGCCGTACGAACCGAGTCCGGGCTTGGCAACCGCGATGCCGCCCGCGCCTATGCCGCGCGCCTGCAACAGGATTATCCAAAGTCCCGGCAAGCCGCCCGCGTGGCCGAGATGGAACGGCATGGAATCTGAGCCGGCGCGAACACTTGCGCCAACCGATGGGGAAATCGTCGCGCTTCAGCCCGCCGGCGCGGGCGAGACGCTCAAGTCCGCACGCACGCGCCTTGGCATGAGCCTGGAGCATGTGGCCAAATTGTTATGCCTGCCGACACAGATCGTGGTCGCGCTGGAAGACGAGGACCACGAGGCACTGCCGGCGCCTGTGTACGTCAAGGGATATTTGCGTACTTATGCCCGCGCGCTGGAAATCGCCGAGCGGAAGATCATCGAAAAATACCAGGCGCTCGGTGTCCGCGAGCACGAGCTGCGGGTGGCCGATGCGGTCAACGAAGGTCCGCCGAATTCCATTTCCGTAGGGCTTAGCGCCGGTGCGGTCGCGCCGGTGTCGGTGGCGTTGTCCGCGCTGTGGTGGGGCACGGAGCAGCGGGAAATTGCAAAGGAAGCGAGCATCGATCAGGCCGCGCTCGCGGCGAGCGAATCGCGGCCGCTTACTCGTGCCGGGACTCGTGACGGGTCGGCGCTGCAAAGGCCGCGGCAAATCGAGCGCGATCCGGCACGCCAGCAGGCGGGGGGCAACCGCGCCGCGGACGAGAACCGTATAGCTGGAAGTAGCATCACCGGTCAGCACCAGAATCGCGCTATCGCCCGGAACAATAAGCTACCCGGAGATCGTCAAGTGACCGACGGCCGTGGCGCCGCACTGCCGCGTGAATCAGACGCCGCGAGTCTGGAAGCGCCCGCGGCGCGGCTGAATCCGGATACCGGCTCGCGCGGTAACGCGGCAATAGCGGATTCAGCCAACGCGCGTGCGCCTGAATCAGCCGAGACCGTGGCGGGGGCCGCCACGCGGGACGACAGCCAGGTTCCGCCGGATGATGACGCGGGCTCCAGGGCCGCCGCTGCGCATGATCAGCTTGCTCTGCGCTATCGGGACGACTCCTGGACGGAAGTCACGGACGCCAGCGGCAAACAGCTGATGTACGGCATGGTGTCGGCCGGGGAGGCGCGCAGCGTGGCCGGCGAGGCGCCGTTCGAGGTGCTGCTGGGTCGTGCGTCGAGCGTACAGGTCACTATTAACGACGAAGCGTTCGACTCTTCACCATTTGTGCGCACCAACGAAACCGCGCGGTTTACCGTCGATACCAGCGCCGGCCAATAAGCCCCGCGCCAGTAAATCCTAGTCATTAAAATACAGGGCATGCCCAAACGCATTCAGTCGATCCGCGGCATGCACGATATTCTGCCCGCGCGCAGCCCCGCCTGGCAGCACCTTGAAGCCACCTTCCGGAAATGTTTCGCGGCATATGGCTATCAGGAGATCCGACTGCCCATCGTGGAGCCCACCGAGCTGTTTACGCGTTCCATCGGCGAGGTCACGGACATTGTCGAAAAGGAGATGTACACCTTCGCGGACCGCAACGGCGACAGCTTGACCTTGCGGCCTGAGGGCACGGCCAGTTGTGCGCGCGCCGGTATCGAACACGGACTGCTGCACAACCAGCAGCAGCGACTGTGGTACACGGGGCCCATGTTCCGTCACGAACGCCCACAGAAAGGGCGTTATCGTCAGTTTCATCAGGCCGGCGCGGAGACGTTCGGCATGGCGGGACCGGACATCGACCTCGAACTAATCGCGATGAGCGCGCGCCTGTGGCGGATGCTGGGGCTCGATGCGTTGCGGCTGGAGATCAATTCGCTGGGCACCAGCGCGGCGCGCGCGGCGTATCGCGAAAAGCTGGTCGAATATCTCTCGGCGCAGGTGCTGGACGCGGAATCCAGACGCCGTCTGGATGATAATCCGCTACGTGTGCTGGACAGCAAAAACCCGGAGATGTGCGAGGTGATCGCCGGCGCGCCCAGTCTGCTGGATGCGCTGGATGGTGAGTCCGCCGCGCATTTCGAACAGCTGCGCGGCTTGCTCGATGGCGCCGGCATCGTTTATAAGACAAACCCGCGACTGGTGCGCGGACTGGACTATTACTCGCGCACGGTGTTCGAGTGGATATCCGACGACCTGGGCGCGCAGGGTACCGTGTGCGCGGGCGGACGTTACGATCGCCTGGTCGAGCAGCTGGGTGGTCGCCCGACACCTGCCGCGGGCTTCGCTATGGGTCTGGAGCGTATCCTGGATCTCATGGATACACAGTCGCTTGTGCCCGAAATGCCGGATGTATACTTCTGCGTGGTCGGGCCGGCGGCGGCGCGTGAGGGTCTGGCGCTGGCCGAACGGCTGCGAAACGAGCTGCCGGAGATACGGCTGATCGTCAATGGCGGCGACGCAAGCCTGAAAGCGCAGCTCAGGCGCGCCGACAAGGCGGGCGCGCGACTGGCATTGATCCTCGGCGAAGACGAGATGGCCGCGAACACCGTGGCGATCAAGTATCTGCGTGAAGATCGCGCGCAAGCTGCGGTGGCGCTTGGCGATTCACCGCGTCTGCTAAGGCAGGCACTCGCACGCTCTGCCTCTCTATAATCAACAGAATTAGTGTTCAGGAGCAATCGTTGGCTTCATATCATACCGATGAAGAACAGGTCGAAGCGCTGAAGCGCTGGTGGAGTGAAAACGGGCGTTCGGTCGTAGCCGGCGTCATCATCGGCGTCGGTGCGCTGGTCGGCTGGCGCGGCTGGACAGCATATCAGAACGGCCAGGCCAACGCGGCGTCCGTGCATTACGCGCAGTTACGCGCGGCGACGCTCAGCGACGACGCGCAGGGGATCGAGACGGCCACCAGGGTTCTGCAGGAGTCTTATCCTTCCACGCCATACGCCGCGCTGGCAGCGCTGTCGTTGGCCAAGGTCAAGGCAGACGCTGGCGATCTGGAAGCGTCCGCCGCGCAGTTACGCTGGGCGGCCGAGCACAGTTCCCAGGAAGTGGTTCAGGCCGTGGCTAACCTGAGGCTCGCGCGAGTGCGAGTGGCGCAAGGCGATAACGACGCCGCGCTGACCCTCGTCAAAGGTGATTTCCCGGCCCCGTATACATCGCTGGTCGAAGAGATTCGCGGCGATGCTTATGTTGCCAAAGGCAACCTCGACGCGGCCAGGGAAGCGTACGATCGCGCGCTGTCGGCCGCCGCCGGCGGTACCGAATACCTGCGCATGAAGCGCAAGAATCTGGGTCAGGCGCCGGAGTCCGCATCATGACCGGCGGTGCAGGAATGCGGTGGCTTGAATTTGCACCATGCTGCGCGACCCTGCTGTCGATCATCCTCGCCACCGCCTGCGGCACGGTGGAAGAGACGCGCGTGCCGGCCGAACTCAAGCAAGTAAATTCCACACTATCCGTCGAAGACAAGTGGCATCAATCGGCCGGCAGCGGTGTGGACGAGCGATACCTTAAACTCAAGCCCGCGCTCGCGCGCGGCAGGATATACGTCGTCGATGCGAAAGGAACGGTGAGCGCCCTGCGCGTCGGCGATGGCGAGTCGATCTGGCAAGTCGCCTCGGACGACGGGGTTATCGCAGGTCTGCAGCGCGGCGACGGCCTGCTGTTTCTGGGCACGGAGGACGGCGCGGCGATCGCGCTGCGGCAGCGCGGCGGCACGGAGGTCTGGCGCAAACAGCTAGGCGCCGAGGTCGTGGCGTTGTCCGAACCCGATCTGGGGGTCATCGTGGTGCGCACTGCCGACAGCCGCCTGCATGGTCTGGACGTCGCCAGTGGCGAAATTCTCTGGCAGACCGGGCGTACGACGCCGGTGCTGAATCTGCGTGGCGCCAGCCGGCCGTTGATGGACAGCGGTCGCGTGGTGGTGGGATTCGATGACGGCAAGCTCGTGGCGGTGTCGGCCGATCGCGGCAACGTGCTTTGGACAACAACCATTTCCAATCCTACCGGCAGCTCCGAGTTGGAGCGGCTGACGGACATCGACGGCGAGATCAAGGTGCTCGACGGTATCGTGTATGTCGCGAGCTTTCAGGGAAGCGTCGCGGCGGTAACTTTGAGCGAAGGGCGCACCCTGTGGTCACGCGAGATTTCGTCGCACATGGGCCTGGACGTAGATGCGGAAAATGTCTATGTCACGGATGCGGACAGTTACATCTGGGCGCTAGAGCGGATCAGCGGCGCGACCTTGTGGGAGCAGGACAACCTCGAATACCGGGAGGTGACCGCGCCGGTCGCCATCGACGACTATGTGCTGGTCGGCGATCTCGAAGGCTATGTGCACTGGTTGTCCAAATACGACGGCCGCTTCGTCGCGCGCACCACGATCGCCAGTGCGGGCATCCTGTCGACGCCGGTCGTAACCAACGAGACCGCTTACGTGCTGGACCGCGGCGGGGTCATCGCGGCGCTGCAAAGTGAGCAACAGCAATCGCAGCCGCCAGTCGATGACTCCCGGGGTGAAAAGGACGGGCTGGAGGCGCTGGAACTGGAGCCGTTTCCCGAGGAAGGCGCGTCATCGCCGCCGTAATCGCGGCGCGCCGCGAAGCAGGGGGCCGATGACGGCGGGGCCGCGTGTAACAACCCACGCACCGCGGTCATGAGACCTACCATCGCACTGGTCGGACGTCCGAACGTCGGCAAGTCAACCCTGTTCAATCAGCTTACGCGCACGCGCGACGCCCTGGTGGCGGACGCGCCCGGTCTCACGCGCGACCGCAATTACGGTCTGGCGACGCTGGGTCCGCGCCAGTGCTGGGTGATCGATACCGGCGGGCTCGAAGGCGAACGGGAGGCGCTGGATAAAGCGGTCACGGAACAAACGCTGGTCGCGGTGAACGCGGCGGATGCGGTGGTGCTGCTGGTGGATGCGCGGGCGGGGCTGACCTGCGCCGACGAAAACATTGCCAGTCAGCTTAAAAAAGCGGGGCGCCCGTTGCTGGTCGCGGTCAACAAGGTCGATGGTCTGGACGCCGCACAGGTCAGTGCTGAATTTCACCGTCTCGGCATCGCGCCGCTGATCGCGATCGCAGCGGCCCACCGGCATGGTCTCGCAGCGCTGACGGCGGCCATTCTCGCCAGGTTTCCGATTGGTGAGGATGACGCCGAAGCGAAGCGCGCGGATGTGGCCGGCGGCGGCATCCGTATCGCGCTGATCGGCAGGCCCAACGTCGGCAAGTCCACCCTGGTCAACCGCCTGCTCGGCGAACAGCGGGTGGTGACCTCACCGGAGCCGGGGACCACGCGCGACAGCATCTCGATCCCGTTCGAGCGCGATGGTCGGCGCTACGTGCTGGCCGATACGGCGGGTGTGCGCCGCCGCAGCCGCATCGAGGAAGCGATCGAGAAGTTCAGCGTGATGAAGTCGCTGCAGGCCATTGACTCCGCCC
Proteins encoded:
- a CDS encoding DUF3187 family protein; its protein translation is MNIHAPRRGYALFAWALAFVAVLHAVPARARDALPKWPLIGPLQTRNLSPFSLLRMDFMPPPAAAGQRPGWDLDARLTHANSFVKSENVKNYLRARGQPRTLTAQDVQALLATPGDVLYFDGEITALDLTARYVHDRHWTGYVNLPLLFYGGGILDDAIDGFHQAFGFTSAERDLVADNEYQAVIRHSGDTLVLLDAPSGVQVGDPVLGVRFASEFANEAFAIIEGAVKLPVGDADNYVSSGAVDYGLQLTLQKQLGRHGLYLSVAHQWLGEAKRFPNAFRSQASEASVAYEFGFTRHTATVLQTSWSKTAFKTGSGPFATDELLASLGVRHWRGNVAYDFSITRNYGNYENTQDIAATLGVSWLLPGNPVNPPIN
- a CDS encoding RNA methyltransferase, whose protein sequence is MQALQKIRIVLVETSHPGNIGAAARAMKTMGLARLYLVRPKYFPDASAVARATGAEDILHGATICASLDEALRDTTFTVGTSARPRSLPWPGLDARGAADRLMAESCTGESALVFGRERSGLTNEELARCHCAATIPCDASFGSLNLAAAVQVFCYEMLMRVQITRATEAARPEDMPAPAQELEAFYAHLEGTLIALSFLDPASPRHLMHRLRRLFNRARPTRNEVNILRGILTATGARPPA
- the cysE gene encoding serine O-acetyltransferase; protein product: MLKRLKEDINSVYERDPAARRLIDIIVAYPGMHALWLHRLNHALWRRGFKSIARFFSHLARGLTGIEIHPGARIGRRFFIDHGMGVVIGETAEIGDDCTLYHGVTLGGTSWEHVKRHPSLRDNIVVGAGAKILGPVVIGSGARIGSNAVVLKDVPEGATVVGIPGRAVSAGHDELQRRRQEIACKMGFDAYGTTQDMPDPVATAINSMLDHIHLLDRKLEETCHEVKKLGGVLDDAPLPEIEQHIEPVEPKQTAHRNS
- a CDS encoding Rrf2 family transcriptional regulator — encoded protein: MDMTNRTRYAIAAMLDLARAVQPVPLSELARQQAISRGYLDKLLARLCARGLLMRSAGVEHDFWLARPPAEIALAEIVAAVHARSDRCRRRNKARGWCATRRPGHYLWDALNQGVADFLAGISLADLLTREHVFGTLPRARRPRLRAVPSPAVE
- the iscA gene encoding iron-sulfur cluster assembly protein IscA; translation: MAITLTEAAASRVRRYIEKRGKGVGLRVGVKKTGCSGLAYVVDYADDVRAGDTVFEDKGIKVVINPDSVSYLDGAVVDFAREGFNESFRFTNPNEKDRCGCGESFHV
- the ndk gene encoding nucleoside-diphosphate kinase: MAEQTLSIIKPDAVAANAIGEIYSRFERAGLRVVAARMLHLDREQAEGFYAVHSERPFFKNLVKFMTSGPVMVQVLEGNNAVAKNREVMGATNPKDAAPGTIRADLATSIQENAVHGSDAAETARTEIDFFFDVADICRRTR
- the rlmN gene encoding 23S rRNA (adenine(2503)-C(2))-methyltransferase RlmN, with product MQATKLNLLGLPRPRLEEFFEGLNEPAFRATQLVKWAHRQGVTDFDAMTDLSLKLRARLRETAEIATPQCVDEQASADGTVKWLLRLDDANAIETVFIPEPGRGTLCVSSQVGCALDCTFCATARQGFNRNLSAAEIIGQLWFARRALQGRPDCSAGVTNVVLMGMGEPLLNLDNVVDAMHLMIDDHAYGLGKRKVTLSTSGVVPALDKLRYRIDVSLAVSLHAPEDALRDRLVPLNRKYPIHTLLAACRRYIKDKDRKAVVTFEYVMLDGVNDSESQAGQLARLLRDIPAKVNLIPFNPFPAALYRRSNDASIDRFRNVLQRHGIVTVTRRTRGDDIDAACGQLAGRVHDRSHRQQHFIRLAARIGREQGAPA
- the pilW gene encoding type IV pilus biogenesis/stability protein PilW, yielding MHTVRALALSMAVLAIGACASTGSGSGAYVEPNEEAASINVSLGAQYLSRGELNLASVKLQRALEQDPDLATAHWTYALLQMRLDRAKLAEQHFLHALALDPGDSLPHNAYGTFLCDRGRLSEAQTGFNKALNDPLYEQPETALTNAGVCALKASDEKQAEDAFRRALARNATFIPALYEMVRLTYDQQRYAQTRQYLRRYAQAAGHTAHTLLLAVRTESGLGNRDAARAYAARLQQDYPKSRQAARVAEMERHGI
- a CDS encoding DUF4115 domain-containing protein; the protein is MESEPARTLAPTDGEIVALQPAGAGETLKSARTRLGMSLEHVAKLLCLPTQIVVALEDEDHEALPAPVYVKGYLRTYARALEIAERKIIEKYQALGVREHELRVADAVNEGPPNSISVGLSAGAVAPVSVALSALWWGTEQREIAKEASIDQAALAASESRPLTRAGTRDGSALQRPRQIERDPARQQAGGNRAADENRIAGSSITGQHQNRAIARNNKLPGDRQVTDGRGAALPRESDAASLEAPAARLNPDTGSRGNAAIADSANARAPESAETVAGAATRDDSQVPPDDDAGSRAAAAHDQLALRYRDDSWTEVTDASGKQLMYGMVSAGEARSVAGEAPFEVLLGRASSVQVTINDEAFDSSPFVRTNETARFTVDTSAGQ
- the hisS gene encoding histidine--tRNA ligase; this encodes MPKRIQSIRGMHDILPARSPAWQHLEATFRKCFAAYGYQEIRLPIVEPTELFTRSIGEVTDIVEKEMYTFADRNGDSLTLRPEGTASCARAGIEHGLLHNQQQRLWYTGPMFRHERPQKGRYRQFHQAGAETFGMAGPDIDLELIAMSARLWRMLGLDALRLEINSLGTSAARAAYREKLVEYLSAQVLDAESRRRLDDNPLRVLDSKNPEMCEVIAGAPSLLDALDGESAAHFEQLRGLLDGAGIVYKTNPRLVRGLDYYSRTVFEWISDDLGAQGTVCAGGRYDRLVEQLGGRPTPAAGFAMGLERILDLMDTQSLVPEMPDVYFCVVGPAAAREGLALAERLRNELPEIRLIVNGGDASLKAQLRRADKAGARLALILGEDEMAANTVAIKYLREDRAQAAVALGDSPRLLRQALARSASL
- a CDS encoding tetratricopeptide repeat protein translates to MASYHTDEEQVEALKRWWSENGRSVVAGVIIGVGALVGWRGWTAYQNGQANAASVHYAQLRAATLSDDAQGIETATRVLQESYPSTPYAALAALSLAKVKADAGDLEASAAQLRWAAEHSSQEVVQAVANLRLARVRVAQGDNDAALTLVKGDFPAPYTSLVEEIRGDAYVAKGNLDAAREAYDRALSAAAGGTEYLRMKRKNLGQAPESAS
- the bamB gene encoding outer membrane protein assembly factor BamB — translated: MTGGAGMRWLEFAPCCATLLSIILATACGTVEETRVPAELKQVNSTLSVEDKWHQSAGSGVDERYLKLKPALARGRIYVVDAKGTVSALRVGDGESIWQVASDDGVIAGLQRGDGLLFLGTEDGAAIALRQRGGTEVWRKQLGAEVVALSEPDLGVIVVRTADSRLHGLDVASGEILWQTGRTTPVLNLRGASRPLMDSGRVVVGFDDGKLVAVSADRGNVLWTTTISNPTGSSELERLTDIDGEIKVLDGIVYVASFQGSVAAVTLSEGRTLWSREISSHMGLDVDAENVYVTDADSYIWALERISGATLWEQDNLEYREVTAPVAIDDYVLVGDLEGYVHWLSKYDGRFVARTTIASAGILSTPVVTNETAYVLDRGGVIAALQSEQQQSQPPVDDSRGEKDGLEALELEPFPEEGASSPP